The following are encoded together in the Triticum dicoccoides isolate Atlit2015 ecotype Zavitan chromosome 6B, WEW_v2.0, whole genome shotgun sequence genome:
- the LOC119322235 gene encoding uncharacterized protein LOC119322235, whose protein sequence is MRRRAPAASPWCPGAMGRSEHTVEYVSSASDDGIIKIPATTEDSDFEGPETESLVLCNEHGMAAERRVAFKGIHTGRRFLCCAEKVYCDLFFLDLYCGGRHCRFIVKFSCIVKLGKWIRSNCLLWQHC, encoded by the exons ATGCGTCGCCGCGCCCCCGCCGCGTCGCCATGGTGTCCTGGAGCAATGGGTCGCAGCGAGCACACCGTGGAGTACGTCAGCTCAGCTTCTGACGACGGCATCATTAAG ATCCCTGCTACCACTGAAGACTCCGATTTCGAGGGACCTGAAACGGAGTCGCTTGTTCTCTGCAATGAACATGGGATGGCCGCAGAAAGGCGTGTTGCTTTCAAAGGAATCCACACTGGCAGGAGGTTTCTTTGCTGTGCTGAGAAGGTATATTGTGATTTGTTTTTTCTGGATCTGTACTGTGGAGGCAGACATTGCAGGTTTATTGTTAAGTTTAGTTGTATTGTTAAGTTAGGAAAGTGGATTAGAAGCAATTGTTTACTCTGGCAACATTGTTAA
- the LOC119320290 gene encoding uncharacterized protein LOC119320290: MPASASAAAAAAPAPSASRAPPRSTSASPTAGAAATTTPGATNSLARTTTSPAPCPASASSAADAPAVLGAMAPPAGAINAVVPALQQPLCSSGVCVSAAVAPEATLEQPWVKVGGRQCQRPRQELAPGPPRRMETASSLAFKRRTYGLCFRCLAPKHLVADSRGPVRCLACGLPGHRERGCPSRQPTGEGRRLRPRSPTASPCHSRDLPDCQAPRHFSSSSHGSPHTHRHTWASVVAPPAVANPSDSVVADLGLLEPLLAAQMEVLRSEMQALTVSRLEEVVRPLHDMMTALEGWTTLLRGFLERMEVVVGQLGYSPASPQSFEMHVAGSVGNVAGVEDFIESDVASCSSEVLASVAHLRDATPVLVSSLPMKEQAEAGGTVACVEAALCRLPTVPLMSPLLELQVGSADGREACMYGCFSPCAALCTSPLPVMPSDFGSVVVIEGVTPVLQCMPELQVLSVEPSSPISMVLSKVGSLGAVTVASTPSPPPLEPSQ; this comes from the exons ATGCCGGCTTCTGCgtcggcggcggccgcggccgccCCAGCCCCATCCGCCTCTCGCGCTCCTCCTCGTTCGACTTCTGCGTCTCCGACGGCGGGAGCTGCTGCTACGACTACGCCGGGCGCGACGAACTCCCTGGCCCGGACAACCACCTCTCCGGCTCCTTGCCCAGCTTCCGCGTCGTCGGCAGCAGATGCTCCAGCTGTGCTGGGCGCTATGGCTCCTCCTGCCGGTGCCATCAACGCCGTTGTGCCCGCCCTGCAGCAGCCGCT ATGCTCCAGCGGGGTGTGTGTTTCGGCTGCTGTTGCTCCTGAGGCGACATTGGAGCAACCATGGGTGAAGGTGGGGGGCCGTCAGTGTCAGCGGCCGCGGCAGGAGTTGGCACCAGGGCCGCCACGCAGGATGGAGACTGCCAGCTCCCTCGCCTTCAAGAGAAGAACCTACGGCCTCTGTTTTCGCTGCTTGGCGCCGAAGCATCTCGTCGCTGATTCTCGCGGTCCTGTCAGATGCCTGGCATGTGGCCTCCCAGGCCATCGTGAACGTGGTTGTCCCTCGCGCCAGCCAACGGGGGAAGGTCGCCGCCTCCGTCCTCGCTCGCCTACGGCCTCACCGTGTCATTCGAGGGACCTGCCGGACTGCCAGGCTCCTCGCCACTTCAGCAGCTCAAGTCATGGATCTCCACATACGCATCGACACACCTGGGCCTCGGTTGTTGCCCCTCCGGCTGTGGCGAATCCCAGCGATTCTGTTGTTGCTGATTTGGGATTGCTCGAGCCTCTCCTTGCTGCTCAGATGGAAGTGTTGCGCTCTGAGATGCAGGCCTTGACCGTCTCACGTTTGGAGGAGGTGGTCCGACCCCTTCATGACATGATGACTGCTTTGGAGGGGTGGACGACTCTACTTCGGGGATTCTTGGAGCGAATGGAGGTTGTTGTTGGCCAGCTGGGCTACTCGCCGGCCTCGCCACAGTCGTTTGAGATGCATGTTGCAGGTTCTGTTGGGAATGTTGCTGGTGTTGAGGATTTCATCGAGAGTGATGTGGCTAGCTGCTCGTCTGAGGTCCTAGCTTCTGTTGCGCACCTTAGGGATGCGACCCCTGTTCTGGTCTCGTCTCTGCCCATGAAGGAGCAAGCTGAGGCCGGTGGGACTGTGGCATGCGTGGAGGCTGCTCTTTGCAGGCTCCCGACTGTGCCTCTTATGTCCCCGTTGCTCGAGCTCCAGGTTGGTTCTGCGGATGGGAGGGAAGCATGCATGTATGGGTGTTTCTCCCCTTGTGCCGCTCTCTGTACATCGCCACTACCTGTCATGCCAAGTGACTTCGGGAGTGTGGTCGTCATCGAGGGCGTGACTCCGGTGCTACAATGTATGCCTGAGTTGCAGGTGTTAAGTGTGGAACCATCTTCGCCTATATCGATGGTGCTCTCGAAGGTGGGCTCGCTTGGGGCAGTGACGGTTGCCTCGACGCCCTCTCCACCTCCGTTGGAGCCTAGTCAGTAG